A segment of the Gossypium hirsutum isolate 1008001.06 chromosome D10, Gossypium_hirsutum_v2.1, whole genome shotgun sequence genome:
ATTCCTAGGTTGTTCCATTTTTGGGATGTCTTATAGAGCATGGCTTGGAAGTTCATATACGAATATTGTTGAGAAGTTTACTTTTTAACCTTTCTTTATAAATGTTTCATCGCTATTTCTTCAATGAGCAAACAATGCATTTTCACTTAAGACTTTTCTTGTTAAAGTACTTTATTTGGGTGTAATGTTCATGCAACCATCATTACACTTATTAACGATATAATTTACCTTCCATTAGCCACATTTAAAGTAACTCCTCTCATTCCCACTACCCACCATTTTAATACGTTCATGCCTACTTTTTCCTTATAACCATTGTTTAATACTTTCTTTTCAATGCTTAAAAATATAAGTCTGAACGTCTCATTTGGAACTTTTTGATCTAGAGGCAAACTTGAGCACTCTAAAACTCTTTACAATTTTCTTTCTACAATCATAATATCCATCATAGCTCATCTTTCTCAACCCTTCTTGATGTCATCACCACCGCTTGCCACCAAGCATATTTTTTAAAGACTTTTAATCTTCTTCTCTACCATCTCTCCACGACATCTCGTTTTGTTAGATTGTAATGTCTACTTACTTTAACAAAAGAACCCTCTACATGATTAATCTTTTAATATATTGTTTGTAAAAAAGTTTAACATCACAAATAGAATTTAAATGCGGTCACATATTTTTgctttttaaaaacataaaattattctATTACACTAAAAAAGGCATGAACCACTTTTTGAACTAAAGCTAAAAATTCTCTTGGACAAtgtatgaaatattttttttaaaaaaagaaaagcaataaaACCAAGTGCACTTAGATGATTAATTaagggataaattttaaatttatacatgaactttggtaTAATGtacaatttgatatatgaattttaagTTGGTGCAATTATATACTGAAACTTGAATTGTGGTCcatatgtatacataaaattttgtttttgattcaattgtatacaTTTACAGAAAGGGTGAACTACAcccaaggtcactaaactattagtaagtttacgttttggtcactcaacttcaaaaagttacaaaatggtcattaaaaatttcaaaagttttcatttaagtcgtcaggttgttaaaatcattgttgtatgACCTTATCTGTTCACACCGCTTGCATCAATCAAAAGCTCTCATTCCCCTTAtctttcacatttcatttttttcatgaaacaactttgaatgcCAAGAATCTAATAACCAAAATCCAAATTGTTTTCTTCtctaatatttgatatttatcatCAAATCCActtggatctaaagtatgttcttctacttgtcaATGGGTATTGATCCACTGTACTGATTGTTGAATCATTGCTTGGAGCTCACTACCCAGATTGTTAAAAGAAAAACTTAgcaacccaatgacttaaatacaaactttcaaataatttaatgacttaaatgaaaactttcgaatagttcaataatcattttgtaactttttgaagttgagtgaccaatttgtaaacttactaataatttagtgaccatgagTGTAGTTTACgcttaaagaaataaatacatacatttattttcatattggattaatataatgggataatatataatttggcccttgaatttgtccatttaTACCTAGTTGGTCCCTAAATTAGTTTTGGACCTAGTTGTCCCTAAATTTTGTATTCCATCAACTAGGTTGGTACCTCCGCACTAACATTGTTAGTTTGTGCTAACGTGGCACTACTAGCCAATCTAGTGGTGCCATGTGGCATCCTGAGAGGTTGCCACATGGCACCATTAGATTGGCTAGTAGTGTCATATCAGTACAAATTAACGATGTTAGTGCGAAGGTACCAGCGGGGTTGACAGGATACAAATTTAAGGACCAACTAGGTACAAATGGACAAATCCAAGGGCTAAATTATATTATCcctaatataattgtttgtgtatgtaatatatcaatataaaatagtgttaatttgataatgttattagtgatttgtgaaaaatgaattaaatcaaaatttcatgtataaaaatgtacaaaatcaaaattcaaatatgacattacacctaaataaaaatttatgtataGTTTTAAAATTGATCCCTTAATATTATTTACTTCAATATTTCTTTAATATAGAAACGGTGGGTAGTGTTGTGTGTTTTAAAGGTGTTAGAGAAGTCAAGCccatctttaaaaaaaatggtaagGGATGCTGATAAGTAATAACCCATAAACCGAATCTTTATATCAAGCTGACAATGGCAACTTGGGTGGATATTAAATTTCACAAATGTTCCCCTATCAAACCAAGTTAGACCCATTATTGGACTCTAGTTTTCTAACcaagcaaatatatatattagaactACTCCTGATTCGGTCAATTACTGTAGGGTGTGTTTCATAGTCCTGACGAAAAAAAAAACGACTTTGTGACGTGTTTTCAAATTCAATCGGATTTTCTTCTCCtaattaaattgtattatttattttttaattaaattctgaTTATTCTAAGATTATTATAGTCATATTAGggctttatttttaatatatttaaaagggCCATTGTATCCTTGATTTTAGAGGCCAAAATTAGACGTAAATCAACAAGGGTTTTTTTCTTTGAAAGTGACAAGATGTAGCTGCATATGAGTTTTAGTAAGAGTTTCATAGTAATTATGGAGTGTGTTTTATACTCCATTTGTGAGTGCCTTATgagatttagggttttgtttattGGTTTGCTCTTTGGGATTTTAAACTTTGTTTTCGAGGATTGAGATCGTACATTTAGtcttttaggtttattttctccataaTGTACTGtcatttgtttactcatttagtgaaaagttgaaACCTCTTTTGCCCGTAGTTTTTCTCTCTTTGAGGGTTTTCTATGTAAAATATTTGCGTTCATTATTCTCCATTTTTACTATCTCAATATTAATATGAGTCGATGCTCAATAATTACAATCCAAAagtcaatttattatttatttaatgttaataatttgaaaatatttttgtaatcaaattaaataataaataattatttgggTCTAGAGGTGGTGGAGATAGATTACAGATAGAGCAGCCGGTGGAGTAGTGTGGGTGAGTCTAGGTCAGTGATAACTTGTTGACCAACTTGGGTGATTCCTTGGTTGGGGATATAGACAATACCACTTTAATTAATTACGAATTGGACAAAAAAGTTAGGCTACATGCACTGTCTCTAAGCAAGTTGTTTGTCGATTGgaaaatttcaattcaactccatgtTACTGAAAAAGGTTAAGCAACATGCACTACTAAAACCAGCATCTCTAAGCAAGCTGTTTGCAGATGcgactttcttttttttcttttagtaattTTTAGATATTCAAATTATGATCTTTTATATTTACGTTTGAATGCAGTGGCGAAGTAGGGGTTGGCAGGTGTCCTAAccctaaaatgaaaagttttttatttaagtttcttataatttataaaaatttaaattagtaatagtaaaattacattttaatccttttaaaaatgataaaaatttaatttaatcttttaaaaattataaagatatgaactattaaaatagtgaaattttatttttactatcgtaaaaatatacaatttaattctagccccccaacttttttttttggctCCACCACTGTTCAAATACATATTcaacataaatatcaaataaaaatatttatatatataaatatataaatatataaaaagttcagaattaaataacattttaagTATAAGCTCCACCCCTCCCTTAATTCTCCTTCAAGCTCATTTTATCTTCCATAAATGTATCTCTAAATCCATAACTGAAAATACTGAGTAACATAAGCATTTCTCAAAACTAAGCACTTAATGGTTGggagatttaaattttttatcaatttttttaaaatttttagtcatAAAAGTATGCTGCTTAGAGTTAACAATGTATGATGGTGAGAATCATAAATTGTTTGACTGAGCTGCAAGAACCATTATTCTATAGAATAACTCCTGAAAGcataataaatgataaatgactCATTACTTGTTGTAGAAACACCGACCTACACAAACTTGTGATAAAAACTGATCAAAGAAAAATATGTGAACTTGTTAGAAATTTGAAGACTTAGGTAGCTGGTGAGAAATTAATATGCTCCCCGAATCCGTTGTATCTTCAAATTTTAGCCCAGCCATAATAATAggaaacattaaaaaaatgtcGGGTAATGTTTCAaatatttgggtaaaaatatgatGTGGATAAATTTCATTATGACttcatcattaaataaaataaataataatgcaggatttataaataaaatataataattttatttaacataattaaataataattaattactaaaaatCTTATCAAAGGTGTATGCTGGTAGAAATTACGAATTTAGAAtacttatatgtgtttaaaaataacaaataataaataataaaatatatgatttgaaactaattaattatgatattaaaataaaaaaatagattaaattgtgtgtaaaacaaaatttaaacagaTAAATACTTTAGATTAACAATACTAAATGTTCTACAATTGTCTATTGTGGTGTGGTCATCAATTATGAGTTATagagttgacttgtgacaccaattcaattaacaaaattgTTAATATATACTACTGATGAAGATAATAAACtgtgtatattaaaataaaaatctataaaataaacaaaataaaattttggttaaatagtaaatttaaggttttaccaATTCAATTGTCATGGGTTCAAATCTCACCAAATGTGTCTTTTTAGTTTTACTGGTTTTTGTTataataaaaagactaaagtaatttcgaataatataaattattttaattacaaaatggcattttgaaacaaaaatgtataaaataaaacaaagcaaagCTTTGCTTTGGTGGTAAATTTAAGGTATTATCAATTTAATTGGTATGAGTTTAATTCTCACTAAatgcattattttattgttattgttataataaaaagactaaagtatcattaaataatataaattattttaattacgaaaaaaagaatatttttgtaattttcctaaTAAAATTGGTATTcagttgactcgtgacaccaacaccattaaggattttattaatagtataaataaataaatcctaAAACAGTAAACCCTTAAACCTAATATCCTAATCTGAGAGttacccatatttatttataatagtacAATTAATGTTtacttatatttaaataaaattattaatatttatttacaagtccatcatgttattatttaaaattcatatatcaaattaacaatcaataaaaataattgaataattttaaaatttatccctcCATAAAAACTCATCTCAAATTCATAACAATGGCTCACataaatttttggttttaaattcCATGAAAAAAGAGCCCAGTCCATTTAGCTCAGTTTCTTTCACAGCTCAAActtctatttttaacaaatactGGAACGCTTTACGACACTACAATAGTGTTCACTGTGTCTTTTTTCTGGCTTCTCACGGGATTTTGTATTGAGAAGTGGCAGTTCATTTAATGTTAGCATTTACTCACTCGTTGCAGACCACATGCTCATCTATAAATTTAGTGCTATGTCCCCTTCAAAATTTAAGGTTTAATCGATGATCTAAGGTTATCCTACAGGACCGTCCTAGCAGTACTGTTTTCTTTTGGGTGCATTCTTGTACTTGGTTTCATTATGAGTGAGCTTTCAAATAGACAAATGATAGTTAGGACCGTGTTCCAAATAATGACAGTCAAAGTGTTACTAAAAATTTGTTTTGCTAAGGATGTTATTCCAGCCAACTTTGTGTTTGGAGATTCCTTGGTTGATGCAGGAAACAACAATTACATTGCATCATTATCAAAGGCTAACTTCGTCCCTAATGGGATCGATTTTGGAGGTCCGACCGGTCGGTTCACCAATGGTAGAACAATCGTGGACATCATAGGCAAGTTGATAAACCTTCTGCATGCATGATTAGAAATCTGGTTAAAGAGGCAATTGATTATAAGTTTAATGGAAATGATTGCAGGTCAGGAATTGGGTCTTCCAGGTTTCACTCCGCCTTACTTAGCCCCCACAGCTAGAGGACCAGCGGTTCTTCAAGGTATCAATTATGCTTCTGGGGGAGGTGGGATTCTCAACGACACTGGAAACATCTTTGTAAGGCTTCTTTTCCATGGTGTTCAAATGTTAATAAAAGTAGGCTTCTTTTCCGGTTATTTATAATATTCTGAAAGCAGGAgaatcaaacaaaattaaaatagaaaagtaaatctcaaattttagcataatagagagaccaaaataaaaatttgacctAAAAAAAGTCTAGTTCTGAACTTCAAGTGCAGGAACTGGTTTCAACTTGTTTGAGATTAAATTATCTTATGGCTCTTTTTAATGTCCAAAGATCCATTATTTTCACTTAGTAATAAGCAATAATATATGTATGCATGCAATGATAGGGTGGTCGAATCAACTTTGATGCACAGTTGGACAATTTTGAAAATACGAGGCAAGATATAATCTCCACCATTGGTGTTTCTGCAACTCTAGAGCTGCTTCAAAGCTCTCTTTTCTCGGTTACGATGGGATCCAATGATTTCATCAATAACTACTTTACACCCATTGTCTCAGCTGAGGAGCAAAAATTAGTCCCTCCACAAGTGTTTGTGGCCTCCATGATTGCAAGATTCAAGCTACAGCTTACTGTAATAAATTTTCTACTCAACTCTCTTTCTTATATCAATCATAGTTTCCACTGAAATTCAactttgcttttgtttttttttttttttttgcagagaCTTTACAGTTTGGGTGCTAGAAAGATTATTGTGGTAAATGTAGGCCCTATTGGATGTATACCATATGAGAGAGACCTAAATCCAACAGCTGGAACTAGCTGTGCTAGTCGTCCAAATCAGCTGGCTCAGCTATTTAATACTGAGTTGAGGAATCTTATTAAAGAGCTCACCACAAGCTTGAAGGGTTCAATTTTTGTGTATGCTGATGTTTACCGAATTGTAGACGATATGATACAAAATTATAGAGCCTATGGTACCAATGCAGTAAAATTCTTTTTACCCACTTTTCAAGCAATTACATTAACCATATGTTCTGAAATGGTTTAGCTATATTTCGTGTTCTACAGGTTTCGACAGCGGAAGCTTTGCGTGCTGTTATATCGCGGGTAGCTTCGGTGGCTTGATCCCATGTGGTCCGTCATCCAAAGTTTGTCTAGATAGATCCAAGTACATTTTCTGGGATCCATTCCATCCTTCTGATGCGGCCAATGTCATAATAGCGAAACGTCTCCTGGATGGCGACTCTAATGATGTTTTTCCTATCAACATTCGGCAACTTGCTAATGTATGAGAAAAATTGAACTGATAGCACATATTACATGATAATTGTCAAGTGATTCCCTTGGAATTAATGATCAGTTATGAACTATATATGATGAGGATTGGAAGACGTATATAAAATTCTTCCATCTTGCCAAGTCTTGATAGTGTATCATTAGAGGCTTCAAGCGCTTGTGCTTAATGAGAAATTTTACTACAATGAGCTCCTTGGAAGAACATGCATGAAAAGCCAATGAATGGTTGGTGAAACTAGCTAGTTTTATTTCATTGCCAAATCTTAATTGATTAAACTAGCATAAAATTTTATAGGATTATGGATCATTTATGCTATAGATCACTCTATAAATATGTCAACAATCAACATTCTTGGTAGGTATCGTACTGATTAATCTATGTATGCTAAAAAATTAGATTTAGGAAATGTATAACAAAGTCATATTCAACtttgttaaaaaaaatgtaaagtaTACCAACAGTTAGTTAACTTTGATCTCAATGACAAAACAGTTACTCAACTTTCAACTTAGTTACTAaactttcgaaaaataacaaatcaatcaCCACTCACCATTTTCTATTACATACGTAACGAAGCTACCATTTTCCATCCTTCCCTTCCTATCCCCTCTCGTCTCCCACCCCCTACCACCGCTCTCCCATCCCTCTCCATCGTGCCCACCATCCCTCCCCCTCCCCCTCCCCCTCCCCGTACACCGATTCTCTCCCTCTCCCCCACCGCCCCTCCTCCTCCTCCGACCCTCCCCTCTTTCCTACCATCCCCCTACTCCGATTCTTTCTCTCCCCTACTTTGACCCTTTCCCTCTCTCCCACCACCCCTTTCCCTTTGCTAACCCTCTCCTAAATCAACAATCGTTTGCAATCCCTTTCCCTCTACTTTGTAATCGTTTACAGTCTCTTCTCCATGCtcaatcttggaaaataaggTTGCTTAGCAACAAATGAAGCTTTGAATCCCATTGCATTCACAAAAAAATCCATCAATGCTTTAATTCTACCCTCAGAAGTTGCCATTACCAAGGGATGATTCCTTAAAGCATCTAAAATCTCTTCCTCGGACCAACCACATTTCTTATAAACATCAAACTATGTCTCCCAAGTGTATTTGCTCATTGAATCCAAAAtagtaacatataaaataaaagtaaatctcTTGAGACTGAACCCCACTTGCTTTACTTTTACAAtctatttgaattgaattggagAATAAAAGAATGTCTTAGGAACCCAACAAAATCCTTTAACTATGCTAAGATCAAGCACTCCATTTTGtctcaaaatataaaaaggtTAACGTTACCTTATTTCTCAAAATCTAGAGAAAGATAcggttttttaaattttcatgtgAAAGAAAGACCTTTTTTTCAGTATTTAGAATGGGTTTTTGTTTACCTGTGTGGCTGTGGAGGTCTCTTCTGCCATTGTTGTTTCTGCCAAATTTGTTAAAGTTGCCATTTTGATAAGcaaaagaagatgatgatgaggaACAGAGGAAAGCGTACTGATAGTGGTGGGAGAAAAGGAAGGGAGCAAAGGCAATTGTGGCTACCACAATCCAAATTTTGCTTACTAAAACTACTCCACTACTCATTCTTTAAAAATGGGTATTTGATGGGATTTTTCTTGGAGGTTCAGATTGAGATTTTTGGTTGGGAAAAACAGGGTCCATAGTTTTGGGAGACAAAATCAAAAGGCTTGAAGGGTGGGTGGGTGGGTTAGTAAAGGGAAAGGGGTGATGGGGAGAGGGAGAGGGTCAGAGTAGGAGGAGGGATGATAGGGGAGAGGGAGAAAATCGAAGTAGGAGGGAGAGATGGTGGGGAAGAATGAAAGGGATGGGAGAGACGGTGGTAGGGGAAGGAGACAAGAATGGAGTGCAACATCACAATATAAACCTGGAGGTTTTGGCCTTACAAGTGAGGGTTCGCCAGTACTTCGGCGAACTGTGGAGTTCGCCAAAATGGGAGTTCGCCAAAAGAGTATTAGCAAGGAGTTTTCCAATTGTTTCAGTGAAGAAGTATATGCCAAAAGACGTGGTAAGGGGTTCGCCAGATTCATTGTAAGAGGGTTTGCCAATTTGTTTGGCGAGCTAGGGTTCACCAGGTAAGTTGCCAACTGGGAGTACGCTAGTCTGTTTGGCAAACTGGTGTTGGCCAGTTGAGTTGCAAACTGAGAGTTCGCCAGTCAAAGATAAAGTCAGActcaaattagaaaataaagatATAGTGTATCTAGGAATACTTTACATGCAAGTAATGTCTTTCCTAAGTCAAGTAGGGTATCCTAAGATTTCCAGGACACTTAGGTCTATAAATACGACCCTTATTCCATGAGAACTCTCTTATCAAATATCATGTCATCAAGCCTCTGTTCTGAGTTAAGTTCGTAGCACCTAAGGTAAGCCTCTATCCTGTTAAGGTTGATTGTCCAGGTTCGCTTGCATGTG
Coding sequences within it:
- the LOC121222457 gene encoding GDSL esterase/lipase At4g16230; this translates as MSELSNRQMIVRTVFQIMTVKVLLKICFAKDVIPANFVFGDSLVDAGNNNYIASLSKANFVPNGIDFGGPTGRFTNGRTIVDIIGQELGLPGFTPPYLAPTARGPAVLQGINYASGGGGILNDTGNIFGGRINFDAQLDNFENTRQDIISTIGVSATLELLQSSLFSVTMGSNDFINNYFTPIVSAEEQKLVPPQVFVASMIARFKLQLTRLYSLGARKIIVVNVGPIGCIPYERDLNPTAGTSCASRPNQLAQLFNTELRNLIKELTTSLKGSIFVYADVYRIVDDMIQNYRAYGFDSGSFACCYIAGSFGGLIPCGPSSKVCLDRSKYIFWDPFHPSDAANVIIAKRLLDGDSNDVFPINIRQLANV